In one window of Arctopsyche grandis isolate Sample6627 chromosome 6, ASM5162203v2, whole genome shotgun sequence DNA:
- the LOC143913125 gene encoding uncharacterized protein LOC143913125 has translation MSSAENEEIEASTSKSHKGRNPTRDVEPIRDRSSSRIHQTRSQTQSIEILAKENKVEVTMASIELRYSGALKRLKGKIERTSEINEGQYQTIKEAYDYVRKLHYEYLDNLTDIEQADQIDEEFDMISMTIQNLKATLDRQSIQNNQLKVEQTTIKFARDKLPTLTIPTFQGDPSEWQSFQQTFKNIIGNKPEYSNVTKLLYLHQSLLGPALAAVSGLDINSDNYETTWSILDKQYNLPRLNLKTRINSLCDLKLITKESHIELRDLLNKVTVCIKNIESLGYAREILDPWVTCLVLRKLPFSLLKDWETSLVDREMPPYEKLETFLQNRCNVLQSTASVTTVKEFPHSRQRIMRTHVANKNPSSKVNACAFCRNNHFIGKCDKFKAKSSMERNEFVKSNNMCFKCLNSSHKITNCKSNYNCLRCKQNHHTLLHQDDTFSSNNTGRKSINAHSTHFSQREIILPTVQVDIITSNGTVVKGRTLLDSGSQVNYVTTSFAKKNNFKLEKISQKIVGIANQESSIRHITKVTIRSSTTNYSTKVLCLVLPEITGEIPTVKLDQQLISIPAGIKLSDPLWNKPTPIDLLLGAEICVHAMKAGTIQLGKGMPILKDTEFGWTIVGPYPEVNNAPGKSHIGLSQLDSHIPNFWMIDQVPMVKHQSLEEKRCEEHFQAHTSRDKNGRFCVALPYKNSPVVLGSSLHIAEKRHKTLERRFLANNNLKMEYNKVLEEYINLGHMSECEPPEAHEVHCYLPHHVVVKESSLTTKYRVVFDASAKTTSNISLNNILMVGPSVQSDLLSLLLNFRLHKYVITADIKQMYRQIQIAEKNKNVQLNHNSLWWDGPSWLKLDESRWPRRPPEITIDLPERRVVTNATLVRENNWIDKYSHLPRLLRVLSYVRRPLRNKQLNVKENNEPSALELNDALNNLIRLSQMESFPLEYRLLSKGHPIPSSSKLAKLSPLFHENLICVGSRLPLGTTLSTSPIILSNKHKLTHMIVRDAHLKYIHLGTQALLSLLRQTYWPLAGHNTVKGVVRSCVICFRNKPLSHNRLMGLLPLERTTANFPFSHVGIDFAGPFPVKSGCNKNSKIIKGYVCVFVCFSSKAVHLELVGDLTSSNFLNCLRRFVARRGRPNTIYSDNATNFVGASRELVNLVKLIYERPHEEKLLRYVASEGIRWKFNPPRAPHMGGLWEAAVKSMKIHLNKVLKATTLNFESFCTVLTQIEACMNSRPLSPLSSDPLDLLPLTPGHFLIGRSLLALPMEVKYNTNVHANLLQIQLTTAAFWKRWSAEYLHSLQLRHKWKKDSSNNLSVGQMVLLKEEHMLPTRWVLGRVTKSYPGPDGRVRVVDVFTASGEFRRSSHLVAPLPILPQGPLDRKEDQQEGGETAASIPSTSVA, from the coding sequence atgtcaagtgctgaaaacgaggaaatagaagcttcgacttccaagtcgcataaaggtcgaaatccaactagggacgtagaacctattagagacaggtcaagctctagaatacatcagactcgaagtcagactcaatcgatagaaatattagcgaaagaaaataaagtagaagttacaatggcgtcaatagaattaaggtattcgggcgcgttaAAAAGACTAAAGGGAAAAATAGAAAGAacctccgaaataaatgaaggccagtatcaaaccattaaagaagcatacgattatgtccgaaaactccattatgagtatttagataacctcacagatatagagcaggcggatcaaatagacgaagagttcgaCATGATttcaatgacaattcaaaatcttaaagcgaCATTAGATAGACAATCCATTCAAAATAATCAACTAAAAGTAGAGcaaacaacaattaaatttgctagagataagttaccgacgttgactattcccacatttcagggagatccatctgaatggcaatcatttcaacaaaccttcaaaaatataataggaAATAAACCTGAATATTCTAATGTCActaaattactatatttgcatcaatcattactcggtcccgctttagcagctgtctcagggttagatattaactcagacaattacgaaacaacttggagtattttagacaagcaatataatttaccaagacttaatctcaaaactaggatcaactcactttgtgacttaaaattaatcacaaaggaatcacatatcgaattgagagatctattaaataaggtaacggtgtgtattaaaaacattgaatcattgggttacgcgagagaaattttagatccatgggtaacatgtttagttctaaggaaattaccatttagtttattaaaggactgggaaacatctctggttgacagagaaatgccaccgtacgagaagttagaaacgtttctgcagaatagatgtaatgtattacaatctactgcatctgtaactacggtgaaggaattccctcatagtcgtcaaagaatcatgagaactcatgtcgcgaacaaaaacccatcaagtaaggtaaacgcatgcgcattctgtcgaaataatcatttcataggcaaatgtgataaattcaaagcaaaatccagtatggaaagaaatgaattcgttaaatctaataacatgtgttttaaatgtttaaattcatcgcataagataacaaattgcaagtctaactataattgcttaaggtgcaaacaaaaccatcacactttgttgcatcaggacgatacatttagttccaataatacgggaaggaagtcaattaatgctcattctactcatttctctcaaagggagataattttaccgacggtacaagtagacattataacgtccaatggaacggtcgttaagggtcgcacattattagattccggctcacaagtcaactatgttaccacatctttcgctaagaagaataacttcaagttagagaaaatctctcaaaaaattgtaggtatcgctaatcaagaaagtagcattcgtcacatcaccaaggtgaccataaggtcttcaaccactaattactcaaccaaagtgttgtgtttggtattaccagaaattactggcgaaattccaactgtgaaactggatcaacagttaatttcaataccagcgggaatcaagttatcagatcccctttggaataaaccgacgccaatcgatttattgctcggcgccgagatttgcgttcatgctatgaaagcaggaaccatccagttaggaaaaggtatgcctatcttaaaggataccgaattcggatggacaatagttggtccatatcccgaagtaaataatgctccagggaagagccacataggcttaagtcaattagacagtcacattccaaacttttggatgatagaccaggttcctatggtaaaacatcaatctcttgaggagaaaagatgtgaggaacatttccaagcacacacatcacgagataaaaacggtagattttgtgtagctttaccatataaaaattccccggtagtattaggaagttcattgcacattgcggagaaaagacacaaaactttggaaagacgttttttagccaataataatttaaaaatggaatacaataaagttttagaagagtacataaatttaggacatatgtcagagtgtgaacctccggaggcacatgaggttcattgttatttacctcatcacgtcgtggttaaggagtctagccttaccactaaatatcgtgtagtttttgatgcgtccgcaaagacaacgtccaatatctcactaaataatattttgatggtgggacctagtgtccaatcagatttgttaagtttactactcaactttcgactccataaatacgtgattactgcggatattaagcagatgtaccgacagattcaaatagcagagaaaaacaaaaatgtacaattaaatcataattcgttatggtgggacggccctagttggttgaaattagacgaatcacgatggcctcgaagacctcctgagatcacaatagatcttccagagagaagggtagtcactaacgctacccttgtgagggaaaataattggatagataaatattctcatcttccaagactccttcgagttttatcatatgttcgtcggccactaaggaataaacaattaaacgttaaagaaaataacgaaccgtccgctttagaattaaatgatgctttaaataatttgattaggttatcgcaaatggaatcatttccattggaatatcgtttgctgagcaagggacatccaattcccagtagcagtaaattagctaaattgtcccctctattccacgagaatttaatttgtgttggaagtagacttcctctgggaacaactctatcaacgtcacccattatcttgtcaaataagcataaacttacacacatgattgtccgagatgcgcacttgaaatatattcacttgggtactcaagccttactgtcgttattgcggcagacctattggccattggccggacataatactgtcaaaggagtggtgcgttcatgtgtcatttgtttcagaaataaaccactgtcacacaatagattaatgggattactcccgcttgaacgtaccactgcgaattttcctttcagtcatgtggggatagacttcgcaggaccttttcctgtgaagagtggttgcaataagaattctaagataattaagggttacgtttgtgtctttgtgtgtttttccagtaaggcagttcacttggaacttgtcggagacttaacgagttcaaatttcttaaattgtttaagaagattcgtagccagacgtggcaggcccaatacgatatattccgacaatgctactaattttgtcggtgcaagtcgtgaactcgttaatttagtaaaattaatttacgaacgtcctcatgaggagaagctactacggtatgtagcctccgaagggattcgttggaagtttaacccgccaagggcgcctcacatgggagggctgtgggaagcagcggttaaatccatgaagattcatttaaacaaggtgttaaaggccaccaccttaaatttcgaatcattttgtacggtattgactcaaatagaagcttgcatgaattcccgtcctcttagtcccttgtcttcggatccactagaccttttacccctcacacctggacatttcttaattggcagatccttactcgctcttccaatggaggttaaatataacactaatgtccatgccaatctgcttcagatacaattgaccacagcagcattttggaaacgttggtcggcggaatatttacattctttgcagttacgacacaaatggaagaaggactcgagcaacaatctgagtgtgggtcaaatggtcctgttaaaggaggaacacatgctgccaacccgatgggtcttgggtcgagtcactaaatcgtatcccggaccagatggcagagttcgagtcgtcgacgtctttactgccagcggagagtttcgtcggtccagtcatctagtggcgccattgccgattctaccacaaggaccacttgacaggaaggaagatcagcaagagggaggagaaacagcagcttcaattccgtcaacttcggtagcttag